The following coding sequences lie in one Polynucleobacter necessarius genomic window:
- the tcuB gene encoding tricarballylate utilization 4Fe-4S protein TcuB, whose protein sequence is MQELKLLIQEAKVLSTPTPVSEADRMLQICNACRYCEGFCAVFPAMTRRIEFTPTVVVNYLANLCHNCGACLHACQYAPPHEFGVNIPKVMAQIRKETYVNYAWPQSFGGLYQQNGLVVAMATSLSLAFFLILSAYLNGSLFLGQLSGNFYAIFSHNTLALMFGIVFAYAALSLAIGFTRFWKGIDAGVITTSAAAEATHDALTLKYLGGGHGEGCNNEDDAFSLWRKRLHHFMFYGFMLCFAATSVATIYHYFLNLHAPYALTSLPVVLGTLGGIGLLIGPAGLFYLNLQRNSAHGDVAQRPMDRAFIALLFLISLSGLLLLIYRDSSAMPLLLSIHLGFVMGLFLTMPYGKFAHGFYRTAALLKNAIEKRQKNSAQFGSD, encoded by the coding sequence ATGCAAGAACTTAAGTTACTCATTCAAGAAGCCAAAGTACTTTCTACTCCGACACCAGTATCGGAAGCAGATCGCATGTTACAAATCTGTAACGCCTGTCGCTATTGCGAAGGATTTTGTGCAGTCTTTCCAGCAATGACGCGCCGAATTGAATTTACGCCTACCGTTGTTGTTAATTACTTAGCTAACCTGTGCCACAACTGCGGTGCATGTCTGCATGCTTGTCAATACGCTCCTCCTCATGAATTTGGCGTCAATATTCCTAAGGTGATGGCCCAGATTCGCAAAGAGACTTACGTCAATTACGCTTGGCCTCAATCCTTTGGCGGCCTGTATCAACAGAATGGCTTGGTAGTAGCGATGGCAACATCTCTCTCCCTCGCATTCTTTTTGATTCTGAGCGCATATTTAAACGGCTCGCTTTTCTTGGGTCAGTTAAGTGGTAACTTTTACGCCATTTTTTCGCACAATACGCTTGCCCTCATGTTTGGCATCGTATTCGCTTATGCGGCCCTCTCCTTGGCTATCGGCTTTACTCGTTTTTGGAAGGGAATTGATGCAGGAGTGATCACGACAAGTGCTGCAGCAGAAGCAACTCATGATGCGCTCACTTTGAAATACTTAGGCGGCGGACATGGCGAAGGTTGTAATAACGAGGACGATGCTTTTTCTCTTTGGAGAAAGCGTCTGCATCATTTCATGTTTTATGGATTTATGCTTTGTTTTGCGGCTACGAGTGTTGCTACGATCTACCATTATTTCTTGAATTTACATGCACCGTATGCCCTTACTAGCTTGCCTGTTGTATTAGGGACGCTAGGCGGCATAGGTTTGCTAATTGGCCCTGCTGGACTTTTCTATCTCAATCTACAAAGAAACTCAGCTCATGGCGATGTGGCTCAAAGACCAATGGATAGAGCATTTATTGCACTCTTATTTTTGATTAGCCTCTCGGGTCTGTTGTTGTTGATCTACCGAGATAGCAGTGCTATGCCACTTTTGCTATCTATTCACCTTGGTTTTGTGATGGGATTGTTCCTGACAATGCCCTACGGAAAGTTTGCTCATGGCTTTTATCGCACCGCAGCATTACTAAAGAACGCTATCGAGAAACGTCAAAAAAATTCAGCCCAATTTGGTTCTGACTAG